Proteins co-encoded in one Hirundo rustica isolate bHirRus1 chromosome 18, bHirRus1.pri.v3, whole genome shotgun sequence genomic window:
- the C18H17orf58 gene encoding UPF0450 protein C17orf58 homolog yields the protein MTTQVFWLLCFVIRSSSGSLPYAEKPGQALSKAVPSSAGAAAVEAKVPARGRGSASGSAREGRLLALPPGHPPQPRPPAIPSLTSHKKKRAEPSLENSTGLRKLRQPGGVLAQGSPARGASPSALDSGQANRKHTDRRRAEAANSVWARGLHPAPSRPKATSLLEARPVPDSGTAESNDPNALHGLNRPGKAIPYKHPEPLARIPKPSWLTNRWSPGSVYLGVLGKDGDEDKVCLTQCRKERDEVEAFCASEFAVNGIVYNLESLGNGVQCITLLVDSDGLYKMSRLYVTPDAAFFRVHILVVDTLNCSKPCPDFKLGSRYMVMGHVYHKRWQVPAELLPALRGRLRPGDGWVGSSSGYVRRFNRKRDLRVRAARSKCP from the exons ATGACAACCCAAGTGTTCTGGCTCCTCTGCTTTGTCATTAGATCATCTTCTG GATCCCTGCCCTATGCCGAGAAACCCGGCCAGGCTCTCAGCAAAGCTGTTCCCAGTTCAGCAGGCGCTGCCGCTGTTGAGGCGAAGGTGCCAGCTcggggcaggggcagcgccagcggcagtgccagggaaggccggctcctggcactgcctccCGGGCACCCGCCGCAGCCGAGGCCCCCCGCAATCCCCTCGCTCACCTCCCACAAGAAGAAACGCGCGGAGCCTTCCCTGGAGAACAGCACGGGGCTGAGGAAGCTCCGGCAGCCCGGGGGggtcctggcccagggcagcccggcccggggggctTCTCCCAGCGCGCTGGACTCGGGCCAGGCCAACAGGAAGCACACGGACCGGCGGCGGGCCGAGGCCGCCAACAGCGTGTGGGCCCGCGGCCTGCACCCCGCGCCTTCCCGCCCGAAGGCCACGTCCCTGCTGGAAGCTCGTCCTGTCCCAGACTCCGGAACGGCGGAGTCAAACGATCCCAACGCGCTGCACGGCCTCAACCGACCGGGGAAGGCGATCCCCTACAAACACCCCGAGCCCTTGGCGAGgatccccaaaccctcctggctCACCAACCGCTGGTCGCCCGGCTCCGTGTACCTGGGTGTGCTGGGGAAAG ATGGTGACGAGGACAAGGTGTGTCTGACCCAATGCAGGAAGGAGCGGGATGAAGTGGAGGCTTTCTGTGCCAGCGAGTTTG CAGTGAATGGAATTGTTTATAACCTGGAAAGCCTGGGGAACGGAGTCCAGTGCATTACCCTCTTGGTAGACAGCGATGGACTGTACAAGATGAGTCGCCTCTATGTCACTCCTGACGCCGCCTTCTTCCGAGTTCACATCCTGGTTGTGGATACTTTAAACTGCAGTAAACCGTGTCCAGACTTCAAACTTG GCAGCAGGTACATGGTGATGGGGCACGTCTACCACAAGCGCTGGCAGGTGCCCGCCGAGCTGCTGCCGGCCCTGCGCGGGCGGCTGCGGCCGGGGGATGGCTGGGTCGGGAGCAGCAGCGGCTACGTGAGGAGATTCAACAGGAAAAGGGATCTCAGGGTGAGGGCAGCGCGCTCCAAGTGTCCATAA